The Capsicum annuum cultivar UCD-10X-F1 chromosome 3, UCD10Xv1.1, whole genome shotgun sequence genomic sequence TTCtacaaagaaggaaaaaaatgtcatttttgaagtgtgtgtgtatgtgtgatgtgtgtgtgtatagcccttgtttttttttaataatacatTTTAAAAGTCAATCTGAGTGATAAATACTTTTGGTTTTTGAAGCTTTTATTGAGAAATTTTGTTCTAGATTTTGTGGTGACTGTTTCtacaaagaaggaaaaaatgtcatttttgcagtgtgtgtgtatgtatagccCTTGTTTTTTTGTAATAGTACATTCTAATAAGTCAATCTGAGTGATGAATACTTTCGGTTTTTGAAGCTTTGATTGAAAAAGTTTGGTCTAGATTTTGTGGTGAATGTTtttacaaagaagaaaaagatgtcaTTTTTgaagtatgtgtgtgtgtgtatagccCTTGTTTTTTGTTAATAGTACATTTTAAAAGTCAATCTGAGTGAtgcataattttggtttttgaagCTTTGATTGAGATTTTTGGTTCTAGATTTTGTGGTGAATGTTtctacaaagaagaaaaagatgtcaTTTTtgaagtgtgtgtgtgtgtgtttgtgtataTAGCCCTTGTTTTTTTTAATGGGTGTTGCTTATAGATGGCCTTGGAATTAGATGGATTCAGCTATGTTGCTGAATTTATGTTCTGTTATGTTGATCCTCTTATTAATACATCTTTAAAGTCTATCTGAGTGATGTATACTTTTGGTTTTTGAAGCTTTGGTTGAGATATTTTGTTGTACATTTTGTGGTGAATCTttctacaaagaagaaaaaaatgtcatttttttgAAGAGTGTGTGTGTGGAAATGATATAGCCcttgctttttctttttaatgGGTGGTGCTTATAGATGACCTTGGAATTAGATGGATTCAGCTATGCTGCTGAATTTATGTTCTGCTATGTTGATTCTCTGATTAATAGATCTTTAAAGTCTATTTGAGTGATGTATACTTTTGGTTTTTGAAGCtttgattgagatttttttttcaagattttgcGGTGAATGTttctacaaagaaaaaaaatgccaTTTTTGAAATTTCTGGTCTGAAATTCTGTAACTTCTGTAAAAGGGAGTAGATTTTCAGAATCATAATTAGTATCTGTGACGTATCTATTTAGAATGGTTTAAGAATGAAGATTTAGGTTGTCTCTTCGAGCTGTCGGTTACTTAAATTTcggagaaaataattaatactggGAATTCGTATAGCCAACCCTAACTAGTTTGGTTTGAGGTTTTTCTTTTTTGGTCTGAAAAATGGATCACATGAGAAATCTGTTTAGATTAACTTTATTTGTACAAATGGTATCTGTGGTTTCATAGCATATTCAGTTGCTCAGAGAAACTTGAATGATGTTGAGAATTGCTTTTTCGCGCCACTGTAATTTAGGTTTTCAAGATGTCGGTAATTCAGTATTGGTTTCCCATGATTTTTTGACCAGGTTCCTATAGATTTCAGCACATTATAGGAGAGAGATTTCAAAAAGAAGTTGCATTTATTTCCTAGAATATGTGTCCTGATCTTGTCGTTACTATGCCTGTTGTACCGAGAAGGTTAATTTCAACTAGTATATcaatttggttttgtttttggcTTCCTTATATATTCCAAATCTGGCACgaagtttaatttttctttttagtttttgacttagttttaataaattttagaATCTTTCATGAGTTGATGCTTGTGCTTTTCTGGTGTTTGTGGAAATTGGTTAGTGCATTAATTCTTGATATGCATGAAAAATGTAATCATACCTATAGTTTCACACTCAATCcaacttgctttttttttttttttttaagtcgtCGTCACTTTGTATTACTAGTACCCTTTTTTcttttatggtattatttttggTTTTCAAGTTTGTAGTTTTTCTGACTTGcatttttaatgtttgttttcTAGGATTTGGAGAGTCAAAGATAGTTCTTATCCATTATGTTTATGTGAATTAACTTCATGCGACAACTAGATCATCGAGTGTTTCTCCATTTGCTGGTTAAATCTGAAGGAGAAGATAAAGTTTGCTTATTTGCAGCCTGCCAAAGTTGTAGGCAAATGGAATGTAATAAAGATGAAGCTGTTAGGGCCAAAACAATTGCTGAGCAGAAGTTAGCTGAGAAGGACATTGCTGGAGCTCAAAAATTTGCATTGAAGGCTCAAAATCTGTTTCCAGGCCTTGATGGTCTCTCTCAGTTCCTGGAGGTAGTGGCTGTTTATGTTGCTTATGAGAAGAAAACTGATGGTGAAGTGGATATTTACGGTGTCCTTTCTGTAGAGCCCTCAGCTGATAATGAAACAATTAGGAAGAATTACAGAAGGCTCGCTCTAGCCCTTCACCCTGACAAAAACAAATCTGTTGGGGCAGATGGAGCATTTAAGATAATATCTGAAGCATGGAGTTTGTTGTCCGatagaaagaaaagaatgatGTATGACAACAGGCATGCTGCGAGGAATGCATCCATGCAAGGCAACCAGCATGGATTTCATAATTTCTCCGTGCACCCAGCAAATGCAAGATGCTCAACTAACGTTAATGTCCAGCCTGCCCCGGTGGCTCCCCATCCATCAAAACCTGAGACGTTCTGGACATTTTGCTATCAATGCCAGATACGGTATGAATACTTTAAGATTCACCTAAACAAAAGTATTATGTGCCCCAGATGCCACCGGCCTTTTTATGCAAGGGAGGTAGGTGCTCCCGTGAAAAATCAAGCTTCATCTTTCCCATGGTTTTCCCGCCAGCAGCAGCAAGGTACAAACTATCCTGTTGCAAATGAATATTCTGCTTCAGGTGTGAAGCTCCCTACAGCTTCAAATTCAGTAGAAACTGGATTTTCTGGCCCTGGCTCAACATTTAGAGCAAACATTCAGCAGGGTCATGTTGTTAATAAGAGAGCTACAAATGGTGCGAGGCCCTATGTCACTACAGCTAGGCAAGATGCACAAAGCGGCCAGCCAGCTGGTGGAATATTGAAGAGACATCGTGCTGAAGCTGCTTCTACTAGTTCAAAAGCTGATAAGATGATAAAAAAGAGACGCGCAGCTGAGGTGAAGTCTAAATTTCAAGGTAAAGGAAAGGTAAATGAATTGGCTGCAAAAGGTGGATCTAGCAGccaaggaaacacacatagaaGTGAAAGTTTGAGGGCCAAACCTAAGAGTTCAGGGGAGTTATCGGATTTAGAAATTCGCAGTATGTTGGCGAATAAGGCTAGGATGGAGATCAGCAAGAAGCTTAAAGAATGGAGTACAACTGCTGCTTCTCGAACGTCATCTAAGAAGGAAAAAGAAgtggaaaagaagaagcaaagtaTTAAAAGTGATCTGAGAAGGGATAGAACTGCTCATGCTGTTGCGGAGGATTCCAAAATATCACGCGAGCAGGAAAATTTGCCTGTCTTTAGTGCTCCTTCTGATTTAGAGTCAGAAGCTAAGTCAATGACTGTTCCCGATCCGGATTTCCATAATTTTGACAAGGATAGAACGGAAAAATCTTTTGATGATAAACAAGTATGGGCTGCTTATGACGATGACGATGGCATGACGCGTTTTTATGCTCTGATTCACAAAGTGATATCTAGAAAGCCATTTAGTGTGCAATTGAGCTGGTTGAACTCCAGAAACAACTCTGAACTCGGCCCAATAGATTGGGTTGGTTCTGGCTTCCTCAAGACCAGTGGAAATTTCAGGATAGGCAGGCATGAAACCAGTAAGACGCTCAATTCTTTCTCCCACAAGGTCAAGTGGGTGAAAGGGGCGGGAGGTGTTATCCAAATTTTCCCCAGAAAGGGGGATGTTTGGGCTCTGTACAGGCATTGGTCTCCTAAATGGAATGAGCTTACTCCTGATGATATTATACACAAGTATGATATGGTGGAAGTGCTTGCCGACTACACTGAGAAGGAAGGTGTCCCAGTTGCTCCATTAGTCAAAGCAGCTGGCTTCACGTCAGTATTCCGTCGGCATTTGGACCCTACATATCTTCTCCGTATTCCAAGAGAAGAGATGTTTCGGTTCTCTCATCAAGTCCCTTCATATTTGCTCACAGGTCAAGAAGCTCCAAATGCTCCCACTGGTTGCTGGGAGCTGGATCCTGCAGCCCTGCCCTCAGAACTTGTTAGAGTCATGACAGAAGCTGAAATAGAGGCACATGAAAAAGTTTCAGATACTTTAAACGTAGAGAGGACATGTGGTGAAAGCAAAGAGAAGGAGAAGTCCGATGTGGTTGGCAACAACAATGTGACAAAGTGTGACGAGACTCACAGGGATTCCAAGAGTGTTTTCAAACAACCCATGGCGACATATTCaagaaagaagaaggagaaggcaGAAGCAGGTATCAGTGAATCCAAGGGAGAGACAAGCTAGGCTGCTACTGAAGGCTTCTAGCCAATGATCAAGTAATTTCGGTGCTTTCAGTAGTTTCAGCTCCGAACCCCTTGTTTGTTTGCTAATGATAGAGTAGTGTAGATAAAGAAGACAAGGAATCCAGCACCCAAGTGAATGTTTGTCTTTGGTTTTTTGTGCTTCTATAGTTTTACCAGATCAAGAAAGAGCAATACTGTAAAGAAACCTGATTCATACTGTATAATTCATGTCTTTTACTTAAATTCTGCACAATAAATTTTCTTTACCATCTCATGTTTATAAGTGCTTTCCTTTGTCTGTTTCTTTTTAGTGGATTTAATGGCTATATGGTGCTGTTCTTGTGAAGGTGCACTACAGGGATTTCAAATCACTTTCAGCCTATAAAGTTTTAATCGATCCTCCGTTTTTGTCACAGTTCaaatgatttcttttcttttctcttt encodes the following:
- the LOC107862731 gene encoding uncharacterized protein LOC107862731, with the protein product MRQLDHRVFLHLLVKSEGEDKVCLFAACQSCRQMECNKDEAVRAKTIAEQKLAEKDIAGAQKFALKAQNLFPGLDGLSQFLEVVAVYVAYEKKTDGEVDIYGVLSVEPSADNETIRKNYRRLALALHPDKNKSVGADGAFKIISEAWSLLSDRKKRMMYDNRHAARNASMQGNQHGFHNFSVHPANARCSTNVNVQPAPVAPHPSKPETFWTFCYQCQIRYEYFKIHLNKSIMCPRCHRPFYAREVGAPVKNQASSFPWFSRQQQQGTNYPVANEYSASGVKLPTASNSVETGFSGPGSTFRANIQQGHVVNKRATNGARPYVTTARQDAQSGQPAGGILKRHRAEAASTSSKADKMIKKRRAAEVKSKFQGKGKVNELAAKGGSSSQGNTHRSESLRAKPKSSGELSDLEIRSMLANKARMEISKKLKEWSTTAASRTSSKKEKEVEKKKQSIKSDLRRDRTAHAVAEDSKISREQENLPVFSAPSDLESEAKSMTVPDPDFHNFDKDRTEKSFDDKQVWAAYDDDDGMTRFYALIHKVISRKPFSVQLSWLNSRNNSELGPIDWVGSGFLKTSGNFRIGRHETSKTLNSFSHKVKWVKGAGGVIQIFPRKGDVWALYRHWSPKWNELTPDDIIHKYDMVEVLADYTEKEGVPVAPLVKAAGFTSVFRRHLDPTYLLRIPREEMFRFSHQVPSYLLTGQEAPNAPTGCWELDPAALPSELVRVMTEAEIEAHEKVSDTLNVERTCGESKEKEKSDVVGNNNVTKCDETHRDSKSVFKQPMATYSRKKKEKAEAGISESKGETS